A genome region from Hevea brasiliensis isolate MT/VB/25A 57/8 chromosome 9, ASM3005281v1, whole genome shotgun sequence includes the following:
- the LOC110646840 gene encoding uncharacterized protein LOC110646840: MDGAFEDDNEQTITINEYLNKVEAEELEADLVLGGDEGKECTYTMGYMKRQAIFSCLTCTPDGSAGVCTACSLSCHDGHEIVELWTKRNFRCDCGNSKFGEFFCKLFPKKDVENAENSYNHNFKGLYCTCGRPYPDPDVEEQEEMIQCIMCEDWFHEEHLGLESSNEIPRDEEGEPLYEDFICKTCSAICSFLILYPQTIWAAGGKRGDATVSNSKDKNVLEDTSSACGSRNLKNDACSPCSSGDNNAMANANGDSVPVAEASVIGESSEKNISSNQSTKDANLQSTCVLGVDTVNLPVLESKPLFLSKNWRDVLCRCEKCLDMYNQKHISYLLDNEDSIAEYEKMAKQKREEKLQKQEGAELSFFNKLGHVEKMEILSGIADFKEEFRTFLDSFDTSKTITSSDVHQIFENLAKKRRRVE, encoded by the exons ATGGATGGAGCTTTTGAGGACGATAATGAGCAGACCATAACCATCAATGAGTATCTTAACAAGGTCGAAGCTGAGGAGTTG GAAGCCGATTTGGTTTTGGGTGGAGATGAGGGCAAGGAGTGCACCTATACTATGGGCTATATGAAGAGGCAAGCAATTTTCTCATGCCTGACTTGCACTCCCGATGGAAGTGCTGGAGTTTGCACTGCTTGCAGCTTGTCTTGTCATGATGGCCATGAG ATTGTGGAGTTATGGACCAAGAGAAATTTTCGTTGTGACTGTGGAAATTCAAAATTTGGGGAGTTCTTCTGCAAGCTCTTTCCAAAGAAGGATGTAGAAAATGCAGAGAATTCATATAATCATAACTTTAAAGGCTTATACTGCACTTGTGGGCGGCCTTATCCTGATCCAGATGTTGAAGAACAGGAAGAGATGATACAGTGCATTATGTGTGAGGACTGGTTTCATGAGGAACATCTTGGTCTTGAGTCTTCCAATGAG ATCCCAAGAGATGAGGAAGGAGAGCCTCTGTACGAGGATTTCATATGCAAGACATGCTCAGCAATTTGTTCTTTTCTGATACTATATCCTCAGACTATATGGGCAGCGGGGGGGAAGAGAGGTGATGCTACTGTAAGTAATAGTAAGGATAAAAATGTGTTAGAAGACACATCTTCAGCTTGTGGATCTAGAAATCTTAAGAATGATGCTTGTTCTCCTTGTTCTTCTGGAGATAATAATGCAATGGCTAATGCTAATGGTGATTCTGTGCCTGTTGCGGAGGCATCTGTTATTGGAGAGAGCTCTGAGAAGAATATCAGTTCAAATCAAAGCACAAAGGATGCTAACCTTCAGAGTACTTGTGTTCTGGGAGTTGATACTGTTAATCTGCCTGTTTTAGAAAGTAAACCACTGTTTCTTTCCAAAAATTGGAGGGATGTCCTTTGCAGATGTGAAAAATGCTTAGATATGTACAATCAGAAGCACATTAGTTATCTGCTTGACAATGAGGACTCAATTGCTGAGTATGAGAAAATGGCAAAGCAGAAGAGGGAAGAAAAATTGCAGAAGCAGGAGGGTGCTGAGCTGAGCTTTTTCAATAAACTGGGTCATGTAGAGAAGATGGAGATATTGAGTGGCATCGCGGACTTTAAGGAGGAGTTTCGTACTTTTCTG GATTCATTTGACACATCAAAGACAATCACATCTTCTGATGTTCACCAGATATTTGAAAATCTTGCAAAGAAGCGCCGGCGTGTGGAGTGA
- the LOC110646836 gene encoding uncharacterized protein LOC110646836 has protein sequence MGNCLKPSARQRKDEEDIEQYDNQDYQKKEPKADFGKESGDFDDRSGLKVKIVLTKEELQWLMFQLKVNEGKKLEDVLLEIERERERGKVKAWKPSLESILESPEGLEIERL, from the coding sequence ATGGGAAATTGCTTAAAGCCATCAGCTAGACAAAGGAAAGATGAGGAAGATATTGAGCAGTATGATAATCAAGATTATCAAAAGAAAGAACCGAAGGCTGATTTTGGGAAGGAAAGCGGTGATTTTGATGACAGGAGTGGCCTTAAGGTTAAGATAGTGCTTACGAAGGAGGAGCTTCAGTGGTTGATGTTTCAGCTGAAGGTTAATGAAGGGAAGAAGCTAGAAGATGTTCTCCTagagattgagagagagagagaaagagggaaagttaAAGCTTGGAAACCATCTTTGGAGAGCATCTTGGAGAGCCCTGAAGGGCTTGAGATTGAAAGATTATGA